One stretch of Labrenzia sp. CE80 DNA includes these proteins:
- a CDS encoding bacterioferritin → MTNKSKTLENLQTALAMELSAAHQYQLHAHVLDDWGMSKLAGQMRLEMQEELGHSNEYIERIMFLKGSPDLKMAKSPQRAQTLKDMFEADLADEREAIEFYTKASQDAAAAGDIGSRVLFEKIALDEEGHMSWLELQLDLLDRIGEKTYISKHITVGVGEDEE, encoded by the coding sequence ATGACCAACAAAAGCAAGACACTTGAGAATCTTCAGACGGCATTGGCCATGGAGCTGTCGGCAGCCCATCAGTACCAACTGCACGCCCATGTGCTCGACGATTGGGGCATGAGCAAACTTGCAGGCCAGATGCGTTTGGAAATGCAGGAAGAACTCGGCCATTCGAACGAATACATCGAACGGATCATGTTCCTGAAGGGCTCCCCTGACCTCAAGATGGCCAAGTCCCCGCAACGCGCTCAAACGCTCAAGGACATGTTCGAAGCAGATCTCGCAGATGAACGCGAGGCGATCGAATTCTACACTAAGGCTTCCCAGGACGCGGCAGCAGCCGGTGATATCGGATCTCGTGTTCTTTTCGAAAAGATCGCCTTGGATGAGGAAGGTCACATGTCCTGGCTGGAACTGCAGCTCGATCTGCTCGACCGGATCGGCGAGAAAACCTACATCTCCAAGCACATTACCGTCGGTGTTGGCGAAGACGAGGAATAA
- a CDS encoding MerR family transcriptional regulator, with the protein MLIGDLAQKCGLSVDTLRYYEKIGLIPKPLRDRGGRRVYDQTILRWVDFLDRLKSTGMGIKDRLRYADLRASGAASLTERRQMLEDHRDKVRSDLERLTEMLDVLDDKIILYRKMEAGEAVDPSFENCARTEHGAQ; encoded by the coding sequence ATGCTGATCGGTGACCTGGCGCAAAAATGCGGGCTCAGTGTTGATACGCTGCGCTATTACGAGAAGATTGGCCTCATTCCCAAGCCATTGCGGGATCGAGGCGGTCGGCGGGTCTATGACCAGACCATCCTGCGATGGGTTGATTTTCTTGACCGGTTGAAATCCACCGGGATGGGGATCAAGGACCGGCTTCGCTATGCGGATTTGCGCGCAAGTGGAGCTGCGTCTCTGACCGAGCGGCGCCAGATGCTGGAAGACCACCGTGACAAGGTTCGGTCTGATCTGGAACGGTTGACCGAGATGCTGGATGTACTGGACGATAAAATCATCTTGTACCGGAAGATGGAGGCTGGCGAAGCCGTTGATCCATCTTTCGAAAACTGCGCCCGAACCGAACACGGCGCTCAGTGA
- a CDS encoding carboxymuconolactone decarboxylase family protein — protein MSTVATKTALDHGRDLIQQLNPNLEAVLAERYDDLLPGFSESLIEWGYGRHYARPGLDLKTRQLCTIAALTVLGGQTAPQLKINIEHTLASGASRTEIIEAIWQMAVYGGLPAAINGLNAAQEVFEAEG, from the coding sequence ATGAGCACTGTTGCCACAAAGACTGCACTGGATCACGGACGGGATCTGATCCAGCAGCTGAACCCTAACCTGGAGGCTGTCCTGGCCGAACGGTATGATGATCTGCTGCCCGGGTTCTCTGAAAGCCTTATCGAGTGGGGCTATGGTCGGCACTACGCCCGGCCCGGTCTGGATCTCAAAACCCGCCAACTGTGTACCATCGCAGCCCTGACGGTCCTGGGCGGGCAGACTGCACCGCAGCTGAAAATCAATATCGAGCACACGCTGGCCAGCGGAGCCTCCCGGACCGAGATCATTGAGGCTATTTGGCAAATGGCTGTCTATGGTGGATTGCCGGCAGCGATCAACGGCCTTAATGCGGCACAGGAGGTTTTTGAAGCCGAAGGATAA
- a CDS encoding SelT/SelW/SelH family protein produces MEPLNGPHIIITYCRQCGWLLRSAWMAQEVLTTFSEELGAVTLIPGTGGVFTITCDGKPIWERKQDGGFPEAKILKQRLRDHVWPDMELGHSDGHKTKG; encoded by the coding sequence ATGGAACCTTTGAACGGTCCCCATATCATCATCACCTATTGCCGCCAATGCGGCTGGCTTCTGCGCTCCGCCTGGATGGCCCAGGAAGTCCTGACAACCTTTTCCGAGGAACTGGGCGCAGTCACGCTAATCCCCGGAACAGGCGGCGTTTTCACCATCACTTGCGACGGCAAGCCGATATGGGAGCGCAAGCAGGACGGCGGCTTCCCTGAAGCCAAGATCCTGAAACAACGCTTGCGCGACCATGTCTGGCCAGACATGGAGCTGGGCCATTCAGACGGGCACAAGACCAAAGGCTGA
- a CDS encoding choline kinase family protein has protein sequence MNEGAARQTALARCGEAIERHPQLAAITGKLIAARRLPGLTNRVYRIECANGDFVLRLPRVETAMLIDRHAERANLLAAAERGVALAPLLCDVATGVLLSPALDELPDLVSPAALGGLVGRLHGQVEGFEGALDLKMLLQVPSHLDDSLQNRFAPLERALAEHPVKTDAPLVASHCDLSPGNILMTASGPTLIDFEYSGMAPPAWDLAYAVLEHGYDQSSESGFLEAYAAADGNLPEPEALKGMKMHCDAVSSLWALGQAASGNDAEDFLDFAERRIARALRIADGLCR, from the coding sequence GTGAACGAAGGGGCCGCAAGACAGACGGCCCTCGCCAGGTGCGGCGAGGCTATTGAACGGCATCCGCAGCTTGCGGCGATCACCGGCAAGCTGATCGCCGCAAGGCGCTTGCCCGGCCTCACCAACCGCGTCTACCGGATTGAGTGTGCAAATGGGGATTTCGTGCTCCGGCTGCCGCGGGTGGAGACGGCCATGCTGATCGACCGGCATGCCGAGCGTGCCAATCTGCTGGCCGCGGCGGAACGCGGCGTCGCTCTCGCTCCATTGTTGTGCGACGTCGCGACAGGCGTTTTGCTCAGCCCGGCATTGGATGAACTACCCGATCTGGTGTCGCCCGCTGCGCTGGGCGGTCTGGTCGGTCGGCTTCACGGCCAGGTCGAAGGTTTTGAGGGAGCGCTTGATCTCAAGATGTTGTTGCAGGTGCCGTCCCATCTGGACGATAGCCTCCAAAACCGTTTTGCTCCGCTGGAACGGGCGTTGGCGGAACATCCTGTCAAAACCGATGCACCACTCGTCGCCAGTCACTGCGACTTGTCACCCGGCAATATCTTGATGACAGCCTCGGGGCCAACCTTGATCGATTTCGAGTATTCGGGCATGGCACCTCCAGCCTGGGATCTTGCTTATGCGGTGCTCGAACATGGCTATGATCAGAGCAGCGAAAGCGGTTTTCTTGAAGCCTATGCCGCAGCGGATGGAAACTTGCCGGAACCCGAGGCGCTTAAAGGCATGAAAATGCACTGCGATGCCGTTTCGTCGCTCTGGGCTCTTGGTCAGGCTGCAAGCGGTAACGACGCGGAGGACTTTCTGGATTTCGCAGAGCGCCGGATTGCCCGAGCGCTTCGCATCGCCGATGGGCTATGCCGCTAG
- a CDS encoding heparan-alpha-glucosaminide N-acetyltransferase, which yields MKPSRIDAIDALRGGAILTMIAYHLCWDLSWFGHVDWQVSSAPEWRAFAAGIAGTFLFLAGVSLTLAHQDGVRWRAFWKREAVIVLAAAGVSVATYFTFGDAFVRFGILHAIAASSVIALPFLRAPAWLSLAGAALVASLPMWAASHVFDGQTLLWTGLGTPDLGAVDYVPLAPWAGLTLLGVGLTRALTESRGLESLSRLKIPGMGGRILSILGRRSLIIYLVHQPILYGLVWSVSIVGLAPDRSANVFLLDCTKNCAITFGDEPVCRASCSCTLESLQSEGIWENLVSSPQDPDLRFQLNETYRICLQDTPAASKTDD from the coding sequence ATGAAACCGTCCCGGATTGACGCGATAGACGCCCTGCGCGGCGGCGCCATCCTTACGATGATCGCCTACCACCTGTGCTGGGACCTGTCCTGGTTCGGTCACGTCGATTGGCAGGTCAGCAGCGCACCGGAATGGCGGGCATTTGCCGCCGGCATCGCCGGAACCTTTTTGTTCCTCGCCGGGGTGAGCCTGACCCTCGCGCATCAGGACGGCGTGCGCTGGCGCGCGTTCTGGAAGCGTGAGGCAGTCATTGTCCTGGCCGCGGCGGGCGTCTCTGTCGCCACCTACTTCACGTTCGGTGATGCATTTGTTCGCTTTGGCATCCTGCATGCGATTGCAGCCAGCAGTGTGATTGCTCTCCCCTTCCTCCGCGCACCGGCCTGGCTTTCTCTTGCTGGCGCTGCGCTCGTCGCAAGCCTTCCCATGTGGGCAGCGAGCCATGTTTTCGACGGCCAAACGTTGTTGTGGACCGGGCTGGGCACACCTGACCTTGGTGCGGTCGACTATGTCCCGCTCGCGCCCTGGGCCGGACTGACCCTGCTCGGCGTCGGCCTGACCCGCGCTCTCACCGAAAGTCGCGGCCTTGAAAGCCTCTCACGGCTCAAAATCCCTGGCATGGGTGGCCGCATCCTCAGCATTCTCGGTCGCCGGTCACTGATCATCTACCTGGTCCACCAGCCCATTCTTTATGGCCTTGTGTGGTCGGTTTCGATCGTCGGCCTTGCACCGGACCGAAGCGCGAATGTCTTTTTGCTCGATTGCACGAAAAACTGTGCCATCACCTTCGGCGACGAGCCCGTGTGCCGCGCATCCTGTAGCTGCACACTTGAGAGCCTTCAGAGCGAAGGTATATGGGAAAACCTCGTATCCAGCCCGCAAGATCCTGACCTTCGCTTCCAGCTTAACGAGACCTACCGCATCTGCCTGCAGGACACGCCGGCAGCGTCGAAGACTGACGACTAG
- a CDS encoding DUF3775 domain-containing protein — protein MDINLTLSADTIRMLAQKARAVSTALNDSFEDGHEGDVEFDSETLTDAHHHDGLAEEENDDMSDEELQALIEDLNVDEAAELVSIAWIGRGDFEASDFEQATQEARERSVGSTAKYLLGMPMLADYLEAGLDALEL, from the coding sequence ATGGACATCAACCTGACACTGTCCGCCGACACGATCCGCATGCTTGCCCAGAAGGCACGTGCCGTCTCGACCGCCCTCAACGACAGCTTTGAGGATGGACATGAAGGTGATGTCGAATTCGACTCCGAGACACTAACCGACGCTCATCATCATGACGGTCTGGCGGAGGAGGAAAACGACGACATGTCGGATGAAGAGCTTCAGGCGTTGATCGAGGATCTCAATGTCGATGAAGCAGCCGAACTCGTCTCGATTGCCTGGATCGGGCGCGGCGACTTTGAAGCTTCCGATTTCGAACAAGCCACCCAGGAAGCACGTGAACGCTCCGTCGGCTCCACAGCGAAATACCTTCTCGGCATGCCGATGCTGGCCGACTATCTTGAGGCGGGGCTCGACGCCCTCGAGCTCTAA
- a CDS encoding pyridoxal phosphate-dependent aminotransferase: MGFIADALARVKPSATIAVTNKARELKAAGRDVIGLGAGEPDFDTPENIKAAAIAAINEGQTKYTAVDGIPELKDAIIAKFKRENGLSYERNEISVGTGGKQVLYNALVATINPGDEVIIPTPYWVSYPDMVLLAGGEPVIVEADQSTFKITAEALEAAITPRTKWFMFNSPSNPSGAAYTRSELKALTDVLVKHPHVWIMSDDMYEHLVYDGFEFTTPAQVEPSLYERTLTVNGVSKAYAMTGWRIGYAGGPAELIKAMAKVQSQSTSNPSSIAQWAAVEALNGTQDFIPKNNEVFKGRRDLVVSMLNQANGLSCPNPEGAFYVFPSCAGTIGKTAPSGKVIGTDEDFVTELLETEGVAVVHGSAFGLGPNFRISYATSTEALEEACTRIQRFCGNLK; the protein is encoded by the coding sequence ATGGGCTTTATCGCCGATGCGCTGGCGCGCGTAAAACCATCCGCAACGATCGCAGTCACCAACAAGGCCCGTGAGCTGAAAGCCGCAGGTCGTGACGTCATCGGCCTCGGCGCCGGTGAACCGGATTTTGATACTCCGGAGAACATCAAGGCGGCGGCGATTGCGGCCATCAACGAAGGCCAAACCAAATACACCGCTGTCGACGGCATTCCCGAGCTGAAGGACGCGATCATCGCGAAGTTCAAGCGGGAAAACGGCCTGTCCTATGAGCGCAACGAGATCTCGGTCGGCACAGGCGGCAAGCAGGTGCTGTACAACGCTCTGGTCGCGACAATCAATCCGGGCGATGAAGTGATCATCCCGACGCCTTACTGGGTTAGCTATCCGGACATGGTGTTGCTTGCAGGTGGAGAGCCGGTGATCGTCGAAGCGGACCAGTCTACCTTCAAGATTACGGCTGAAGCCCTGGAAGCGGCCATTACCCCGCGTACCAAGTGGTTCATGTTCAACTCGCCGTCGAACCCATCGGGGGCTGCCTATACGCGGTCCGAGCTCAAGGCGCTGACCGATGTTCTCGTCAAGCATCCGCATGTCTGGATCATGTCCGACGACATGTATGAGCATTTGGTCTATGACGGTTTCGAGTTCACCACGCCGGCACAGGTCGAGCCTTCGCTCTATGAACGCACCCTGACCGTCAATGGTGTCTCCAAGGCCTATGCTATGACCGGTTGGCGCATTGGATATGCTGGTGGTCCGGCCGAGTTGATCAAGGCGATGGCCAAGGTCCAGTCGCAGTCGACCTCCAACCCGAGTTCGATTGCACAGTGGGCTGCCGTGGAAGCGCTCAACGGCACACAGGACTTCATTCCCAAGAACAATGAGGTCTTCAAGGGCCGCCGGGATCTCGTGGTCTCTATGCTCAACCAGGCCAATGGCCTTTCCTGCCCGAATCCGGAAGGTGCGTTTTACGTGTTCCCTTCCTGCGCCGGAACGATCGGAAAGACGGCTCCATCTGGCAAGGTGATTGGAACAGACGAGGACTTCGTGACCGAGCTGCTGGAAACCGAAGGCGTTGCTGTGGTGCACGGGTCGGCGTTTGGTCTCGGACCGAACTTCCGTATTTCCTATGCAACCTCGACCGAGGCGCTTGAAGAAGCCTGTACCCGGATCCAGCGGTTCTGCGGCAATCTGAAGTAG
- a CDS encoding DUF992 domain-containing protein: MSRRATLALLLVSGSLLASPVMAEDKAPGVQVGKLTCTVEGESNFIVGSSATLGCNYKPVGNGAVEYYSGTVKDYGLDIGTTDQATLIWGVLAPSADMEPGALAGTYGGVTAGVSLGAGIKANALVGGLDKSIALNPFSVESQTGTNVTLGVSKLTLKPIN; this comes from the coding sequence ATGTCCCGTCGTGCAACGCTTGCTTTGCTTCTCGTGTCCGGCTCCTTGCTGGCTTCCCCTGTCATGGCCGAGGACAAGGCGCCTGGGGTACAGGTCGGCAAGCTTACCTGCACCGTCGAAGGTGAAAGCAATTTCATCGTTGGCTCCAGCGCTACGCTCGGCTGTAATTACAAGCCGGTCGGCAATGGCGCGGTTGAATATTACAGCGGAACGGTCAAGGACTACGGCCTTGATATCGGCACGACCGACCAGGCCACATTGATCTGGGGCGTTCTTGCTCCGAGCGCTGACATGGAGCCGGGCGCCCTGGCTGGCACCTATGGCGGCGTCACAGCCGGTGTCAGCCTTGGCGCGGGCATCAAGGCCAATGCTCTTGTCGGCGGTTTGGACAAGTCGATCGCCCTCAACCCCTTCAGCGTCGAGAGCCAGACAGGCACCAATGTGACGCTTGGCGTTAGCAAACTCACGCTGAAACCGATCAACTAA
- a CDS encoding elongation factor G, with protein sequence MAQVSLGGNDRTDRAAGAGASGTRCIALVGPFGSGKTTLLEAILKRTGAIARQGSAGEGNMVGDAGPEARSHGMSVEANFAETDFMGDRFSFADCPGSVEFLAEMEYVLPGVDLAVVVAEDDPRKLPALQLILKSLETRAIPRVLFLNKIDKGSRGVREVLENLQPASSVPLVLRQLPIWEDGKATGFIDLALERAHVYHEREESTQVDMSDADRARELSARFTMLETLADHDDALMEALLEDIAPDPELVFGDLVREVREGLICPVFFGSAEHGNGIGRLLKALRHEAPHVDGLRSRFDASGDGTQLKVMKTLHTLHGGKLSIARVLSGSVADGDVLQHRGGEARVSGVYCLFGQQAVKKAPAMAGDLVGLGRLDQVQTSETLADDKSFLSATPQANGADQSFEPVLSIAVTAARSQDEVRLSSALAKLVEEDPSLHLEQSQKSGETRLGGQGEMHLRVAQERLAGKYGLTIDVDAPQVPYAETIRQETSVRGRHKKQSGGHGQFGDVALTIRPLPRGEGVAFSDQITGGVVPKQYIPSVRDGVLEALQCGSLGFPVVDLAVCLTDGSYHSVDSSDQAFRMAAIMAMREGLESCKPVLLEPVRKVTLFCPSDTTARINAIVASRRGQILGYDARPGWAGWDEVDALIPEVEIGDLIVELRSATAGVASYRSVFDHMAELSGKAADLALRRAGKKAA encoded by the coding sequence ATGGCTCAAGTTTCATTGGGAGGCAACGATCGCACGGACAGAGCGGCTGGCGCCGGCGCTTCGGGAACGCGATGCATAGCGCTGGTGGGGCCATTCGGCAGCGGCAAGACAACCCTTCTGGAAGCCATCTTGAAACGCACGGGTGCGATTGCACGGCAAGGGAGCGCTGGAGAAGGCAATATGGTCGGCGATGCTGGCCCGGAGGCCCGCAGCCATGGCATGAGCGTTGAGGCGAATTTTGCCGAAACGGACTTTATGGGAGACCGGTTCAGTTTCGCCGATTGTCCAGGTTCGGTCGAGTTTCTGGCGGAAATGGAATATGTTCTGCCTGGAGTCGATCTGGCCGTGGTTGTGGCCGAAGACGACCCCCGCAAGCTGCCTGCCTTGCAGCTGATCCTGAAAAGTCTTGAAACCCGCGCCATCCCGCGGGTTTTGTTTTTGAACAAGATCGACAAGGGCAGCCGAGGCGTGCGCGAGGTTCTGGAAAACCTGCAACCAGCCTCCTCCGTGCCGTTGGTCCTGCGGCAGTTGCCAATCTGGGAAGATGGAAAGGCGACCGGTTTCATCGATCTGGCCTTGGAGCGGGCGCATGTCTATCACGAGCGTGAGGAAAGCACGCAGGTCGACATGTCCGATGCGGACCGCGCGCGTGAGCTATCTGCCAGGTTCACCATGCTTGAGACGCTGGCCGACCACGATGATGCGCTCATGGAGGCGCTGCTGGAGGACATTGCGCCTGATCCTGAGCTGGTGTTTGGCGACCTGGTGCGCGAGGTGCGTGAGGGGCTGATCTGCCCGGTATTCTTCGGCTCTGCCGAGCATGGCAATGGCATCGGCCGTTTGTTGAAGGCGCTCAGGCACGAGGCGCCTCATGTTGACGGCCTTCGATCCCGGTTCGATGCGTCCGGCGATGGGACGCAGCTCAAGGTCATGAAAACGCTCCATACGCTTCATGGCGGAAAGCTGTCGATTGCGCGTGTCCTGTCGGGCTCGGTTGCGGACGGGGATGTGCTGCAGCATCGCGGCGGCGAAGCGCGGGTTTCAGGCGTCTATTGCCTCTTCGGTCAACAGGCGGTCAAAAAGGCGCCTGCGATGGCTGGAGATCTTGTCGGTCTTGGCCGACTGGACCAGGTTCAGACTTCTGAGACACTGGCGGATGACAAGAGCTTCCTGTCTGCAACGCCTCAAGCGAACGGGGCTGATCAGTCCTTCGAGCCGGTTCTGTCGATCGCGGTGACAGCTGCCCGGAGCCAGGACGAAGTCCGCCTGTCGTCGGCGCTTGCCAAATTGGTGGAGGAAGATCCGTCACTGCATCTGGAGCAAAGCCAGAAAAGCGGTGAGACGCGGCTCGGCGGGCAGGGGGAAATGCACTTGCGGGTCGCCCAGGAACGGCTGGCCGGCAAATACGGACTGACGATTGATGTCGACGCGCCTCAGGTTCCCTATGCGGAGACGATCCGACAGGAAACCTCAGTACGTGGCCGTCACAAGAAGCAATCTGGAGGGCACGGGCAATTCGGTGACGTTGCGCTCACGATCCGGCCGCTGCCAAGAGGTGAGGGCGTTGCCTTCAGCGATCAAATCACAGGCGGTGTCGTCCCCAAACAGTATATTCCTTCCGTTCGCGACGGCGTCCTTGAAGCGTTGCAGTGCGGCTCTCTCGGCTTCCCTGTGGTCGATTTGGCGGTCTGTTTGACGGACGGCTCCTATCATTCGGTCGACAGTTCCGATCAAGCCTTCCGCATGGCGGCCATCATGGCCATGCGTGAGGGTCTCGAGAGTTGCAAGCCGGTGCTGCTTGAACCCGTCCGAAAGGTGACGCTTTTCTGCCCGAGTGATACGACGGCGCGCATCAATGCGATCGTTGCTTCGAGGCGTGGTCAGATCCTTGGGTATGATGCCCGGCCCGGATGGGCAGGATGGGATGAGGTCGACGCCCTAATTCCCGAGGTTGAGATTGGTGACCTGATTGTCGAGCTCAGATCGGCAACGGCGGGCGTTGCCAGTTATCGAAGTGTTTTCGACCATATGGCCGAGCTGAGTGGCAAGGCTGCGGACCTTGCGCTCAGGCGCGCAGGCAAGAAGGCAGCGTAA
- the msrP gene encoding protein-methionine-sulfoxide reductase catalytic subunit MsrP: MNVIHKKPWAIAEREATPEAVFWNRRKFLAGVAGGSLGLGALAANPGRALAEEDPSAGLYPVPRNESFVLDRDLTKESVASTYNNFYEFGTHKEISSAAQALPIRPWTVQIDGLVDNPQTIDIDTLLAKMPLEERLYRFRCVEAWSMAVPWSGFALAELVKLAGPTSDARYLRFETFHNPEVAPGQKQGWYPWPYVEGLSLAEATNDLAFMATGVYGKPLAKQFGAPLRLAVPWKYGFKSIKSIVRISFVKERPVGLWEAIQSKEYGFWANVNPGVPHPRWSQSSERVLGTSERRNTLMFNGYGEQVAELYKDMKGEALYM, encoded by the coding sequence ATGAACGTCATTCACAAGAAACCCTGGGCCATCGCAGAGCGTGAGGCAACTCCGGAAGCGGTGTTCTGGAACCGCCGCAAGTTCCTTGCAGGCGTCGCAGGGGGCTCTTTAGGGCTTGGCGCTCTTGCCGCAAATCCGGGCCGGGCCCTGGCCGAAGAGGACCCCAGTGCCGGTCTCTATCCGGTGCCGCGCAATGAGTCCTTTGTTCTGGACCGCGATCTGACCAAGGAAAGCGTCGCATCGACCTACAACAACTTCTATGAGTTTGGCACTCACAAGGAAATTTCGAGCGCAGCGCAGGCTCTGCCGATCCGCCCTTGGACGGTGCAGATCGATGGCCTGGTGGACAATCCGCAGACCATCGACATCGACACGCTGCTGGCAAAAATGCCGCTCGAGGAGCGTCTCTATCGATTCCGCTGCGTGGAAGCCTGGTCGATGGCGGTTCCTTGGTCCGGATTTGCCCTGGCCGAACTGGTCAAGTTGGCCGGGCCAACGTCCGACGCCCGGTATCTGAGGTTCGAAACTTTCCACAATCCTGAGGTTGCTCCAGGGCAGAAGCAGGGCTGGTATCCCTGGCCCTATGTGGAAGGGCTGAGTCTCGCTGAAGCGACCAACGATCTGGCCTTCATGGCGACAGGCGTTTACGGCAAGCCGCTGGCGAAACAGTTCGGCGCGCCGCTGCGTCTTGCGGTGCCCTGGAAGTACGGTTTCAAGTCGATCAAGTCGATTGTCCGTATCTCTTTCGTCAAGGAGCGACCGGTTGGCCTTTGGGAAGCCATTCAGTCGAAGGAATATGGTTTCTGGGCGAATGTGAACCCGGGGGTGCCGCATCCACGCTGGAGTCAGTCAAGCGAGCGCGTCCTGGGCACCAGCGAACGGCGCAATACGCTGATGTTCAATGGCTACGGCGAGCAGGTCGCGGAACTTTACAAGGACATGAAGGGCGAAGCGCTGTACATGTAA
- a CDS encoding LysR family transcriptional regulator — protein sequence MDWDKLRIFHAAAQAGSFTHAGDSLNMSQSAVSRQVSALEHDLGVPLFHRHARGLLLTEQGELLYRTARDVLLKLEAVRGRLTDSKEKPSGTLKVTTTVGLGSTWLTSRINDFVDLYPDVELQLIFDDDELDLGMREADVAIRLRQPTQPDLIQRKLFTVHFHVFASPTYLKRFGTPTAIEEIDKHRVITFGEQAPAYLRDMNWLQTAGRPALDPRKSALKVNNLVAIKRAVQAGVGIAILPDYIIEKDTNLVQVLSELEDKVPSFDTFFVYPSELKNTARITAFRDFLVTNAENWAF from the coding sequence ATGGATTGGGACAAACTTCGCATTTTTCACGCTGCCGCTCAGGCGGGCAGTTTCACGCACGCTGGCGACTCATTGAACATGAGCCAGTCTGCCGTAAGCCGTCAGGTCAGCGCACTTGAGCATGATCTCGGCGTGCCGCTGTTTCACCGCCATGCACGTGGCCTGCTGCTGACCGAACAGGGTGAGCTGCTCTATCGCACCGCCCGTGACGTTCTACTCAAGCTCGAGGCCGTCAGGGGCCGCTTGACCGACAGCAAGGAGAAGCCCTCCGGCACGCTCAAGGTCACGACGACCGTCGGCCTTGGCTCGACATGGCTGACGTCACGCATCAATGATTTCGTCGACCTCTATCCAGACGTCGAACTGCAACTCATCTTTGATGATGATGAGCTGGACTTGGGCATGCGCGAGGCCGATGTGGCCATCCGGTTGCGGCAGCCGACACAGCCCGATCTGATCCAGCGCAAACTGTTCACCGTGCACTTCCACGTGTTTGCCTCACCCACCTACCTGAAGCGGTTTGGCACGCCCACAGCGATCGAAGAGATCGACAAGCACCGTGTGATCACGTTTGGAGAACAAGCCCCGGCCTATCTGCGCGACATGAACTGGCTGCAGACGGCAGGACGGCCCGCGCTTGATCCGCGCAAGTCAGCGCTGAAGGTCAACAATCTGGTCGCCATCAAGCGGGCAGTACAGGCCGGTGTCGGCATCGCCATCCTTCCCGACTACATTATCGAGAAAGACACCAATCTGGTGCAGGTGCTCAGCGAACTCGAGGACAAGGTGCCTTCCTTCGACACCTTCTTTGTCTATCCGTCTGAGCTCAAGAACACGGCACGCATCACGGCCTTCCGCGACTTCCTCGTGACAAACGCGGAAAACTGGGCGTTTTAG
- the trxB gene encoding thioredoxin-disulfide reductase — protein sequence MTTEHTKLLIIGSGPAGYTAAVYAARAMMEPTLVAGIQPGGQLTITTEVENYPGFADAIQGPWLMDQMQKQAENVGTKIVYDTITKADLSVRPFRMEADSGTVYTADSVIICTGAQARWLGLPSEEEFMGAGVSACATCDGFFYRNKEVVVVGGGNTAVEEALYLANLASKVTLVHRRDSLRAERILQDRLFKHPKIEVIWDHAVDEILGGGMPKAVTGVRLKNAKSGESQEISADGVFIAIGHAPSVELFRGQLELKAGDYLVTEPDSTRTSIPGVFAAGDVTDDIYRQAVTAAGMGCMAALEAERFLAEHDVTESQAAE from the coding sequence ATGACAACCGAGCACACCAAGCTTCTCATCATCGGCTCCGGCCCCGCCGGTTACACAGCAGCAGTCTACGCCGCGCGCGCGATGATGGAGCCGACACTTGTGGCTGGTATCCAGCCCGGCGGTCAGCTGACGATTACGACTGAAGTCGAAAACTACCCGGGCTTTGCAGATGCGATCCAGGGCCCCTGGTTGATGGACCAGATGCAGAAGCAGGCGGAAAACGTCGGAACCAAGATCGTCTATGACACGATCACCAAGGCAGATCTCTCCGTCCGTCCTTTCCGAATGGAAGCCGACAGCGGCACGGTCTACACAGCCGATTCTGTCATCATTTGCACCGGAGCCCAGGCGCGTTGGCTCGGCCTTCCCTCTGAAGAAGAATTCATGGGCGCAGGTGTTTCTGCCTGTGCTACTTGCGACGGCTTCTTTTACCGCAACAAGGAAGTGGTCGTTGTCGGCGGTGGCAATACCGCTGTCGAGGAAGCCCTGTACCTTGCCAACCTGGCCTCAAAAGTCACCCTCGTTCACCGCCGCGACAGCCTTCGTGCCGAACGAATCCTGCAGGACCGTCTGTTCAAGCACCCGAAGATCGAAGTGATCTGGGACCATGCGGTCGACGAGATCCTCGGCGGCGGCATGCCAAAAGCTGTGACCGGCGTTCGCCTCAAGAACGCAAAGTCAGGCGAATCCCAGGAAATTTCCGCCGACGGCGTCTTTATTGCAATTGGCCACGCGCCTTCGGTTGAGCTTTTCCGTGGTCAGCTGGAGTTGAAGGCCGGCGATTATCTCGTAACAGAGCCCGATTCGACCAGGACATCTATCCCTGGCGTCTTCGCTGCCGGCGATGTCACCGACGATATCTACCGCCAAGCCGTTACCGCTGCCGGCATGGGTTGCATGGCTGCGCTTGAAGCAGAACGCTTTCTGGCCGAACATGACGTGACCGAATCCCAAGCGGCCGAATAA